Below is a genomic region from Ammonifex degensii KC4.
ATGCATATGGCTTATACACTAACTAAATAAAAAAGGCGGGACTTAGCCCGCCGGTCACCGGGTAAAGACGCTTTTTTAAGCTAGCCGGCAGATCTCCCGCCGCAAGCGCTTGAGAATGCGTTTTTCTAGCCGGGAAATATAGGACTGGGAAATCCCTAGAAGGTCGGCTACCTCTTTTTGGGTCTTCTCCTCGCCGTCGGCCCCCAGGCCGAAGCGCAGCTCCATTATGACCCGCTCGCGCCCGCTTAGGCTGGCCAGGGCGAGCTTAAGGACCCTGCGATCCACTTCTTCCTCCAGGTGGCGCGAGGTTACGTCTCCCTCCGTCCCCAAAACGTCAGAAAGCAAAAGTTCGTTGCCATCCCAGTCGGTATTAAGCGGCTCGTCGAAGGACACCTCTTGCCGCAGGGTCCGAGACTGCCGCCTTAAAAACATCAAAATTTCGTTCTCGATGCAGCGCGAAGCATAGGTGGCCAGCTTGACCTTGCGTTGGGGATTAAAGGTGTTGACCGCTTTAATAAGGCCGATACTCCCGATAGAGACCAGGTCCTCCAGATTGATACCCGTACTCTCGTACTTCCGGGCTATATAAACCACCAGGCGCAAGTTGCGCTCCACTAAAGTGTTCCGCACCGACTGGTCCCCTGCCTCCAGCCGCTTGAGCAAGTGGGCCTCTTCCTCGGCGTCAAGCGGGGGCGGGAGGGCTTCCGGTCCGCCCACATAAAACCCTGCTGGCTTAAGCCGCAGAAGCCAGAGGTAAAGCCAGAGTTTAAAACGCAGCTTCAAGGTTTGAAGTTGGCCCAGCAACACTCTTCCCCCCTTCTCAGAGTAAAGGTTCGATAATTTTGGGAGGCAAAAGGGCTTGATAGGCACCTTCCGAACTCAGACGCTCGCCGTAGATACCTATCACTACCTTCTGGGTCTTCACCCCCTTTCCTCCGTAAAATACCTCCACCGCGTCGGGCTTTAAGCCCACCAGCAACCCCCCGCTTACCCCCAGAGAACGGAAGGGAATGAGTCTTACTCTGGTAAGCCAGCGCGAATCACGCCAAGATAAAGAGGAGAGGCTGGTAGGGTCAAACCTCCTGCTCTCCTTAAACCAGGTCCGCATCTCCTCCGGCAAGCACTTCTCCAAAGCTTCATAATCCACTACCATCACGGGATGGCCGGAAACAGGGTCAAATAGTTGATTACCCGTGTCCACCAGGGCGGTAAGCTCCAAGCGGCAGTTTCCCAGCCAGATGACGCAGGGGACGCGGAAGAAACTTTCACTTACCCGCCGGCGCAAGCTCACCCCCTTGCGTCCCAAAATTACTGCCAGGACCAGAGTGGCCAGCAGGCCAGGGAGGAGAAAACGGTAGGAAAGTTTTTCTTCTCCGGACCTGCCGCCGAAAAGGAAGCTAACCCCGAAAACTACTCCTCCTAGAGCAAAAGAAACGCCGTAAAACAGGGCGTATACCACCAAAAAGCAGCGCCAGGACATCCTGCCAAAGGCCAAAAAGACTATGAGAAACGATAGGAGAAACTTCCCGATCAGGTTATAAAGATATGCTCCGCCGGGAAGAAAAAGGACCAGCAGATAAAGCGAGCCTAGGAGCGCTGCCAGGAAAAGGCGGAAGAAAGAGAGGGGAAGGCCTGCCAGCTTGCCGGTAAGGTAAAGGATGAGGTAGTTCATCAGGAGGTTGGTAGCCAGCAACTCGTCCACGTAAACCACGTAGCCGGCCAATCTTCTCCCCCCACCCCAGCCTGCTATACCCTTATGCGCTGCCCGACCGCCCCATGCCCCAAATAAAAAACCTCGGCCTTAATTTTAGCAAGCCGAGGCAGCAGAGACTGTCATATCTTGGAAATAAAGGAAGCCAATATCCTACCGGCTTCCCGACCGCCGTAGGAGAAAGACGGGTATGTCCAGATCTTCGTGGTGGTTGAGCGTGCGTAGCTCTACCTCCGTCTTCTCCCTAGAAGAAGGTCGCTCATCGAAGCCCGTGGCGATAACCGTAACGCGTACCTCGTCGTTTAAGCTCTCATCGATCACCGCGCCGAAGATGATGTTGGCCTCGGGGTCCACCACCTGGGAGATGATCTGCGCCGCTTCGTTCACCTCCAGGAGGCGCATGGAGGGGTCGCCGGTGAGATTGAGCAATACCCCCTTCGCTCCCTCGATAGAGGTTTCCAGCAAGGGGCTGGAGATGGCCAGCTTGGCCGCCTCCACCGCCCGATTTTCTCCCCGCGCTACCCCGATCCCCATGAGGGCCGACCCCGCATCCTTCATTATGGTCCGTACATCCGCAAAGTCGAGGTTTATAAGACCAGGAACGGCTATGAGGTCGGATATTCCCTGAACTCCCTGCCGCAGCACGTCGTCGGCGATACGGAAGGCCTCTATCATAGAAGTGTTTTTGTCGATCACCTGCAAGAGACGGTCGTTAGGTATGGTTATGAGGGTGTCCACCCGTTCTTTGAGATTTTTGATTCCCATCTCGGCCTGCATCTGCCGCTTGCGTCCCTCAAATGTGAAGGGGCGCGTGACTACCCCCACGGTGAGCGCCCCCAGCTCCTTGGCCAGTGCCGCCACAATGGGAGCAGCACCAGTACCGGTACCTCCTCCCATGCCCGCCGTGACAAAGACCATGTCCGCTCCTCGCAGGGCAGCTACGATGTCATCCTTGCTCTCTTCCGCCGCCTTTTCTCCTATCTCCGGGTTACCCCCCGCTCCCAGCCCTTTGGTGAGTTTAACTCCTATCTGGATCTTGTTGGGGCTCTGGGACATGGCTAGAGCCTGGGCGTCGGTGTTGATGACGATGAACTCCACCCCGCGTACTCCCGCCGCGATCATGCGGTTGACGGCGTTGCCCCCCGCTCCCCCCACACCCACGACTTTTATATTAGCCAGTTCGTTGAGTTCCATTTCGATGTCAATCATGGGCCGCTTTCCCCCTTTCTCCTTTCCACCTTATTGCCTTAAGAGTTTTTCCTCAAACCGACAATTTTCCTGCCAGCATTATTTTTTTCGCCCCAAAAAGTGGCGCCGAATTATAGCCAGGTTTTGGAAAAGGCGCACTCCGAAAGCCACTATGGCCGCCGTGTAAAGCTCCACCCCCAGGCGATCTCCCAGAAAAACCAGGCCGGCCGCCAGGCAGGCGTTGACGAAGAAACCACTTAGGAAAACAGCGTTATCGAAGCGCCCCTCTAGCGAAGCCCGCATCCCTCCGAATACCGAATCTAAAGCAGCCAGCACCGCTACCCCTAGATACTTGCCGTAAGCTTGAGGAATGACTAAGGGTAAATTGAGGCCTAGGGCTATTCCCACCATCAAACCTAAGATTACTAAAACAATTCCCCACCACATCTAGCTTTTCCCTCCCGTTTCTACGGCGCGGGCGTAATCAAAATGCAAAGACTTGCTTAGAGCCGGAACTCTTACCTGCTGCCACGTTTCTATCTGAATGCGCACACCCCAATCGCGTAAGGTCTCCACTATTCCCCCTTTTACCTCCAGAGAGGCTTTTAAAGCTGCCGGGTCGCCGATAGCCAGTATCTCGTAAGGAGGAGTGATGCGCTGGAGGTTGACGTTGATGAAGGAACCAGCCGTCCTAATTTCTGAAGTAGAGACCAGCCGCTGGCCGTTGATGGATATGGCTTCCGCTCCTGCGGCCCGAAGTTCGTTCACTACTTTCAAGAGGTCTTCGTCGCGCACCGCAAAGATGGTACCCCCCGCGGTGCCGGGAGGGTTGTCCACCACTACCCGCACCCCCGGCCCTTCCAGCGGGACCGCTCCTGCCAGCGCCGCCGCCTCCTTCACCTCGGCTTCCAAGGCCAGCTGGGCCTCGGTATAACCTTGCTTGGCCTTGGCAAGCTTGGCCCGCAAATCTCTCGCCTGGGCCTCTAGGTCCGCCCGTTCTTTAGCCAGGGCTTTGAGCTCCAGGGTGAGTTCGTGGGCCCGATCGTAAGGGACGGTCCGCTCCACGCGGTTGGCCGTGCGATAGGTGAAGGCTAGGAGAAAGCCGAGTACCAGTGCGATCAAGCCTAGCGATACCAGTTCCTTCTTTTTCAACCCAACGAGTCCCCCTTTACTCCTTTACCGGGTGCGCGTACTCGAACCGGCGACTACCCTTGTAAGCCGATATGGTAACCTCCGGTAGCTTCTTTATGCTCACCTGGATACCCCAGAACTGTTGCAGGGTATCCACTACGCCTCCTCGCATATTCAGCGCGTTTATCATAGTGTCCGGGTTGCCTATGGCGGTGATGACGAAGGGAGCGGCCAACCGCTTCGTCTTGTTCACCAGTATGGTCGGCCCCGCACACCTTACTTCGCTGGTGGCTATCAGCCGCTCGCCGTTTATGGCCAAAACCTCCGCCCCCGCCGCCTTAAGCTCGTTCAAAACTCGCAGTATGTCTTCGTCGTGCAGCACGTAGAGGTTAGGGTTCTGCCCGGGCTTGGGCATAAGCGTGCTATCGTTGAGCGTCACCTCTATCCCCGGGCCCGTCACCGCCACCAGCCCTGCCTCGATCCGGTAGGAATTAAGCTCACTCTTGAGTTCTTTCAGCCCCTCCTGGTTGGTTACCGCATCCAGCTCCTGCTGTAACCGGTTCACTTCGTTCTGCAACTGGTCCCTCTCCTTGCGCGCCGCCTGTACCTCCGCCATTAAAGTGTTAATGCGCTGGATGGGAACCGTACGGGATATCTCCTGGGCCAGGCGCATTTGCACGGCCACGATCAGTCCCAGGGTCAAGCCTACCAAGAGTAGGCTTAGGTGAAGTGTGCGCACTTTGGCGGTCTCCCCCCTTGAAACGTACTACGGGCCGACTCGCTACCTGAAGATCTACATACTCTACTTCCCCCGCCTTGAGCATGGGGAGAAGGCGGGCCAAGATATCCACCTTCTCCTTTACTTCGGCAGGAGTGCCCAAGTATATCTTAACCCCCTCAGTGGTATAGGCTTCAATCGTGCGGTCTGAAATATTTAGGTGAATTTCGCCTATCTTCTCCAGAAGGCCGGCCTGTTTTAAGGCAGCCAATAGCCCCTTTAACAGAAAAAACCCGGCGTCGCTTATCTGCTTTCCCGGCGGCGGTGCTTCTCCCACCCCGGTTAGCACGGGGAAGGGAAGGTCGACCGAGTAGCGGCCCAGGCAGTGCCCGGTGAGGTCCACCCCGTAAAAACCATCCTTGCCCGGTAGCAGAGCCACCAGTTCTCTCTCCTTAACCTCTATAAGCACCGTATGGGGAAGTAGCCGTTTCACCTGCGCCTCGGCAATCTGGGGGAGGGTAGCTACTCTTTGGGCCACTTCCTCCAGGTTCACCTTAAAGATGTTCTCTCCCTGGCGAAGATGCGCTGCCTCAAGTATCTCCTTCGTCGCCACTTTCTTATTTCCTGCCACTCTTACCTCTTTGATGGAAAAGAGAGAGGAGTTGAGTAGCAAGTAAATACCCAACAAAAGTAAGAGGAGGAGACTTATCCGCTCCCACCAACCGTACCTTCTCTTCCTCGCCCGCGAGGAAACCGAGAGCATAAGGCCTGTCCCCCGTAGGCGTGACTTTCTCCCCACCCCTAAAGGGGTAGGGCTTCCTAGCGGCACGTTCCCCTTTGAAGGTACTGATGCCGGGTCACACCGGTACAAGCGGCCCTTTTGAACCCGTTACCGGGGGGCCTCCCGGAGGGGACCGTCACTACCGTCCCGACTACTCCAGGTGCCGCTCAAGCGGCCCTTGGAGATACTTGCACAAACCGGTTCAGCCTCCCGTCCCAGCGCCAGACCCGCACTTCCCTGAAGGCAAAGGGCTCGGCCGGTGCAGCTGCCGAAGAGGTACTGCTTTAAGAGGTTGGCCGCGCCGTTGAGGCCGGCCTGCAGGACCAGCCCGCACCTCCCGCACACCCACAGGCCCCGGTGCCTCCGCCAGGCGGGGTTGCGGGCACCACAGAGACAGCACGTGGAAGATGTGTTTCTTTCCGTCCAGGTGTCGGTCTCAATGCCCCGCGTGAGGTTCTTGTAGTGCTGCTCCTGCCGGAGCCGGTCGTAAGCCATCTGGTTGATCTTCTGGCTGGCCTTCTTGCCCTTCATTCCGGTACGGGCGGAGCGGCGCAGGCCGGTCAGGTCGCCCACCACCGCGAAGGCCACACCCTCTGCTCCGTCCAGCTCCGCGGAGAGCTTCGTCAATGCGTGCTCCATTTGTCTTATGCGGCGGTCGAGTCTCTTCAACACACGTACCTTCGCGGAAAGACACCTCTTCCACCTGCGGGAGCCTTCCTTTAGGCGGCTTATCTTTTCCTGGAACCCCGCTATGATTTTGTTCCTGTACTGCACCAGGGAAAGGAGCTCCCGGCACACAAACAGGTCGAGTCGGCCATTGGATACAGCGCGGGCCACCACAGCAGAGTTGTAATCATAGGCCGAAACGGCACCCGCACGGTAAACGGGCACTACTCCAAGGTCGAGGGTCACGTGGAGCACCAGGTTTTCCACCCTGCGGCGGCGGATGACCGCTTTCACCTTGACCTCGACCGGGACGCCCTTCACCTCCGTGCCGTCCGGCAGGACGACCACGTCCCACCCTTCGGGCAGCACGACCTCGATAGGCTCCTTCCCGCGTGAGAGCTTCAACACGAGGGTGCTGCCATCGACGTCGAAGCCCTGCCTCTTCCAGGTGACGGTGCGGAGGTGGTTCTTTGGCTTGAAGCCCGGCGGGTTCATTTCCAGGTGGCCGTTTTCCCTGTGCTTCCGGTAGGCAGACACGGCCTCGAAGTACTCCTCCACCACCGACTGGGCCGACTGGGAGTGGAGTTCCTTCCACGCGGCGAAGGATTTAAACTTTGTCTTGAGCTCCGCCTCCGTCGGCCAGCGGTCCTCCTGCTTAAAGATTTCGCGGCTGTGCCAGGCGCAGGAGTTCCAGATGCGGTTTGCCGCCTGCATGACAGGTTGGAAAATCGGTAGCGTTTCCAAGCCCAGCGGGAACTGTTTGGTCAAAAGGAGCCGGTAAGGATGCGACTTATCGCTCCAGGCCACGTGCTTCACCTCCTTTCTTTCCGGAACATGGCGCCTGAGTTAACTGTAGCACAAAAACCTGCCCGCCGTGGTCGATCCGCCCGCCTTTATGGAGGCGGGTCTTCTAAGCTTACGGTTTTTATAAAAATAGGCGGCATCAACCTACGCGTTCGATGCAGGCACCCAGGCGCCGGTATTTCCCCTCTAAGTTCTCATAGCCCCGATCTATATGCCCTATCCCTTCCACAATCGTGGTGTTCTCGGCCACCAGTCCGGCCAGTACCAGAGCCGCCCCTGCCCGGAGGTCGGGAGCTTCCACCCGCGCCCCCACCAGCTGAGGAACTCCCTTTATTATCAAAGTGCGGCCTTCGATACGGATGTCGGCCCCCATACGCTGAAGTTCAGGGACGTGCCGGAAGCGGTTTTCGAATATGTTTTCCGTCACCACACTTGTGCCTTCCGCCACAGAAAGTAAAGCGCACATAGGAGCCTGGAGATCGGTGGGGAAGCCGGGGTAGGGCATGGTGCGCACGTCTACCGCCTTAAGGGGTTTTCGCCGCCAAACCCAGATCTTATCCTCCCCTACTTCTACCTCTGCCCCTGCCTCCCGCAACTTAGCGATAAGCGGCTCCAGGTGCTCCGGTATCACGTTTTCTACTTCCACCTCGCCCCCGGTGAGGGCAGCAGCAATGAGGTGGGTCCCTGCCTCTATGCGGTCAGGGATGACCTGGTGTCCTTTCGGTGCCTGCAGAGGCTTGCTAACTCCTTCTATCCTTATGGTAGAGGTGCCGGCACCCCTTATCCGTGCCCCCGCGCGGTTGAGGAAGTTCTGGAGATCCACGATTTCCGGCTCTTTGGCCGCGTTCCCTATGATGGTGGTTCCTTCGGCCAGCACAGCCGCCATCATCAAGTTCTCGGTTGCCCCCACGCTGGGAAGATCGAGGTGGATCTCGGCCCCCCGCAGACGCTCCGCCTCGGCTACGATGAAGCCCGCCCGCTCGGTGATCTTCGCCCCCATGGCCTTAAGCCCCTTGAGATGCAGGTCGATGGGCCTGGCTCCGATATTGCAGCCGCCAGGAGCAGCAATCTTTACCCTGCCGAAGCGGGCCAGCAAAGGCCCCATGACCAGACAAGAAGCCCGCATGCGGCGAGTGAGTTCTTCCGGGATTTCCTCTAACTGGAGGGAACTGGTATCCACTTTCAGAGTTTCCCCTTCCCGGCGGCAAAGTACTTTTAGATGGCGCAAAACGGCGCTCATCACCGCCACATCGCCCAGCTGGGGCACCCCGTGAATTACGCTCTCGCCGTCGCAGAGAAGACAGGCGCAAAGTATGGGTAAAATGGCGTTCTTGGCCCCACTTACCCTTATCTTTCCTTTTAGAACGTTGGGTCCCTTGATGACTAGGCGCATATTTCCCCGTCCCACCCGAAGGGTCCTAAAAACTTTACCTCTGGTTCCAGCTTTATCCCGAACTTGGCTTCTACCAGGCTCTGCACCCGGCGGATCAGGCACAGGACGTCTGTCGCCCGCGCTCTTCCCAGGTTAACGATGAAGTTAGCGTGCTTGGGAGAAACCATGGCCTCCCCTACCCGCAAGCCCTTGCCTCCCGCCAGCTCTATGAGCTTTCCGGCTGCCGGAGCGCCGGGTGGGTTTTTAAACACGCTCCCCGCGCTGGGGTATTCCAGAGGCTGGGTGAGCTGGCGCTTTTGCCAAACAGCCGTCATGCGCCGGGCCACCGCCGCGGGGTCATCGGGGCAAAGCTCCAGTTCTACCTCCAGAACCACGACGGGTAAGTGCTGCAGGACACTCTGCCGGTAGCCAAAACCTAGTTCTTCTCCCCGCAAAATCTCCACCCGCCCCTCCAGGTCCATCACCTTGACCCACCGCACCACTTCGGCCATGCTCTGCCCGGCCGCCCCGGCGTTCATGACCACCGCTCCCCCTAAGCTGGCCGGAATACCGCAGGTAAACTCCAGGCCGGAAAGCCCGGCCGCCTGCGCCAAGGCCGCCAGGCGGGCAAGCTTTGCCCCCGCTCCTGCCCTTAGCCGTCTTCCTTCCACTTTTACCTCGCCCAGAGCTTGGCCTATCTTCACTACCATCCCCGGTACTCCGGCATCGCTTACCAGGAGATTAGAGCCGTTACCTATGAAGTTAAGAGGAATGCCTTCCTTTCTTGCCAGGCGCAAAAGAAGGGCCAGATCTTCCTGATCTGCTGGCTCCACCAGCACCTCCGCTGGCCCGCCTATGCGCCAAGTAGTATGGTGCTCCATGGGCTCCTGGAAGTGAACGCGGCCTTTAAGTTTCATCCTAGAGATCCAGGAAGCAACCGGTGCCACTACTCCGCCCCCTTCAAAATTTCAAGCAGCTCTTTACCTACCCGGTAGATATCCCCTGCGCCCATGGTCAACACTAGGTCTCCTGGAGAAACGATTTCTTTAAGGAACGCCGCTTTTCCTGTGGAAGGCAGACGGTAAAGGGGGAGGTCGGGGCAATGATCCTGGCAAGCTTTGGCAATGAGCTCCGCTGTCACCCCCGGAAGGGGTGGCTCACCAGCGGGATAAATCTCATCCAGCACCAAAACGTCGGCGCCGAAGAAAGACCGGCCGAACTCGGGATAAAGCAAAGCGGTGCGGGTGTAACGGTGCGGTTGAAACACCACTACCAGGCGCCCCCGGTGTATCTGCCGGGCGGCCTCGATGGTGGCCTGGACTTCCGTGGGGTGGTGGGCGTAGTCGTCCACCACCATCACTCCCCCCGCTTCTCCAAGGAACTCGAAGCGCCGCCGCACGCTTCTGAACTCCGCCAGTGCCTGCGAAGCCACCGCGAAGGGAACTCCTAAGTAAGCCCCTACGGCCACCGCTGCCGCGGCGTTTAAAAGATTGTGCTTCCCGGGCAGATTAAGCTTGAGCTGCCCCAGAAGCCTTCCTCGGTAGTAGAGCAGGGCAGAAGAAGAACTGCCGGAAAGCTCCACCTTCTTCAGGATGTAGTCGGCTCCTTCTTCCATCCCGTAGGTAATCACCGGAATGTTCAAGACGCCGATCAGCTGGCGCACCAGGGGGCTGTCGAGGCAGACTACGGCCGTCCCCGGCGGCTCTATGCGCGCCAAGAAAGTGCGAAAGGCACCCAGTAGCGCTTCCAGGTTTCCGTAATAGTCCAGGTGGTCGTTTTCTATGTTGGTGACCACCGCCAACATCGGCGTAAGGAGGAGGAAAGAGGCGTCGCTCTCGTCGGCCTCGGTGACAAAGTAAGATCCTTTGCCCAAGCGGCAGTTACCTTCAATGAGCGGCCAGTACCCCCCTACCAGAACGGTAGGGTCAAGCCCTCCGGCCAGCAGCACGTTGGCCACCATGGCGGTGGTGGTGGTCTTTCCGTGCGCCCCCGCCACCGCTATTCCCCGGTAATCCCTCATGACCCAGGCCAGCAGCTCCCCGCGCCGGATGACGGGAATCTCCCGCTCTCTGGCTGCAAGTAACTCCGGATTGTCGGGCTTGATGGCAGAGGAAACCACCACCAACTCCGTTTCAGGAGCCAGATTAGCCGGCGCATGCCGGTTGTATACTCTGATGCCGGAAAGTTTTAGAGTTTGCAGAAAGTAAGAATCACCCGTGTCCGAGCCGGTTACCTCATGCCCCTGCTGTTTCAGGAGTAAGGCCAGGCCGCTCATCCCCACGCCGCCTATGCCTACGAAGTGAAGATGACGAGGAATCTCCTTGCAGCCCAAAGTCTCCTTCTCCTCCGCTCCCGCCTTGCCCTGGGTATAATATGCGAGGCGGGAATCGACTGCTACTGAACTTGTCCTTTCCTGCGCCAAGAGATATCATCCCCTTGCCAATCTTACCACGAGATCTACTAACAGGTTAAGGGCCTCAGGCTTGCCCAGGCGGCGAGACTCTTCCGCCATACGGGAAAGCTTCGATGGAGAAGTTAAAAGACGCTTGACCTCGGAAAGAAGCCTCTCCCCGGTAAGCTCGGCGTCCTCTATAACCACGGCCGCTCCCTTGTCCGCCAGGGCCCGGGCGTTGTACTCCTGGTGCCTGCCCGTGGCGTAGGGGTAAGGAATGAGGATGGCCGGGCGGCCAAGGCAAGTAAGCTCTGCCAGCGTGGCTGCCCCTGCCCGGCAGATGACCAGATCTGCTGCTGCCAGATAGTCGGCGATGTGGTAAAAATAGGGAAAAACCTTGATGTTAGGTCGAGATCCGAGATCTATCCCCTCTGCTTCTAGTTCCCCGAGAAAAGACTCGTAGTGCCCTTGGCCGGTGGCGTGGAAGAGATAAATTCCTTCCTTATCTCTAAAGTAGCGGATGAGCTCCTTTACCGCCTCGTTTATCCGGCTGGCTCCCCGGCTCCCCCCAAAAGAGAGGAGCAGCTTATCTCCCTCTTTCAAGCCCATCTGCTTACGCGCTTCCTCCCGGCGCACATTAAGTATTTCTTCCCGCACCGGCAGTCCCGTGACCACTACCCGGGCCCGGCGTGGCAAATAGCGCGCCGCTTCGGGAAAGGTGAGGGCTGTCACCTGGGCTAGGCGGGAAAGAAGGCGGTTGGTAAGGCCGGGGAAGGCGTTTTGCTCGTGGATGAGAACCGGTATCCTTCTGAGCCAGGCCGCAAGAACCACCGGTCCGGCCACGTACCCGCCGGTGCCGATCACCACCCGCGGAGAAAGGCGCCCCAGCAGGCGGTAAGCCGCCCCTAACCCCTGGAAAGCCCTAAAAAGAGCTTTGAGATTACTCAAGGTGAAGCAGCGCTTAAGGCCGGCAGCTTCGATGGCGTAAAAGGGAAAACCCGCCTTGGGCACGAGGTCGGCCTCCAGCCCCTCTGCCGTCCCTAAGTAAAAGATCTCTGCTTGGGGAAATCTTTTCTTCAACCCTTGAGCTATAGCCAGGGCAGGATAGATGTGTCCCCCTGTGCCCCCGCCTGTCACCACAAAACGCCACCTACGCATACCATCACCTAACGCTATAGCGAGATATATTGAGCAAGATTCCTATAGAGGCCAAGGTGAAGACCAAGGAGGTCCCACCGTAACTTATCAAGGGAAGGGGGATGCCGGTTATAGGCAGGTTGCCGGTCACCACCCCTATGTTTATGAACGCCTGTAGCCCTATGCCAGCCGTGATCCCGGCGGCCAGGTAGCAACCGAAGGTGTCGGGAGCGTAAAGGGCCGTCCGCAAACCCCTCCATATGAGGATCACGAAGAGGGTTATGACCAGCAAGGCTCCTATAAATCCCAGCTCCTCGCCGATGACAGCGAAGATGAAGTCAGTATGCTGCTCCGGCAGGTAAAGCAGTTTCTGCTTCCCTTGTCCCAGGCCCAGGCCAAAAAGCCCTCCCGACCCTATGGCGTAAAGGGACTGGATAATGTGAAAGCCTGCCCCTAAAGGGTCCTTCCAGGGATCGAGAAAGGCAAATAGGCGCTTCAAGC
It encodes:
- the murG gene encoding undecaprenyldiphospho-muramoylpentapeptide beta-N-acetylglucosaminyltransferase, which codes for MVTGGGTGGHIYPALAIAQGLKKRFPQAEIFYLGTAEGLEADLVPKAGFPFYAIEAAGLKRCFTLSNLKALFRAFQGLGAAYRLLGRLSPRVVIGTGGYVAGPVVLAAWLRRIPVLIHEQNAFPGLTNRLLSRLAQVTALTFPEAARYLPRRARVVVTGLPVREEILNVRREEARKQMGLKEGDKLLLSFGGSRGASRINEAVKELIRYFRDKEGIYLFHATGQGHYESFLGELEAEGIDLGSRPNIKVFPYFYHIADYLAAADLVICRAGAATLAELTCLGRPAILIPYPYATGRHQEYNARALADKGAAVVIEDAELTGERLLSEVKRLLTSPSKLSRMAEESRRLGKPEALNLLVDLVVRLARG